The sequence CGCCGCACCCGGCAGCCCGTCCTGATCGCCCACAGCCTCGGCGCGGTCCTGGTCGCGCATTATGCCCGCCGCTATCCGCGCGCGCCGATCGCCGGCGCCCTGCTGGTCGCCCCGGCCGATACCGAGTCGCTCGCTGCTGATCACCCGCTTTCCGGCTTCGCCCCGGTTCCGCTGTCGCGCCTGCCCTTCCCTACCACGCTCGCCCTGAGCCGCAACGACCCGTATATCTCGGTCGAGCGCGGGCGGCTGTTCGCCGCGCGCTGGGGCTCGGAACTGGTCGACCTCGGCCATGCCGGCCACGTCAACACCGAGAGCGGCCATGGTCATTGGCCGGCCGGCTTCCGGCTCGCCTCGCAGCTGGGCAGCCAGCCGATCTGCGCCGCGGCCTGATTGTCCGCCGCCCCGATTCGCCCAATCCGACGGCTTGCCGTCGCCGATCCCCATCGGCGCGGGCCGTCGTCATGGGTGAGCCGGACCCGTCGCCGCCCACGCTGACGTAGCGTTGCGGGCGAAGCCTTATCGAATCCTGCAGTTTGCAAGCGCGGATGGAGGCCATCGCATGGCCGTCAAGCCCGATGCGTTGCGTCAAATTAGATAGGCAACTATACTATTTCTTGGGCTCGCGTTGAGCCCGCGTGCCGCCAGGCGCGCATGGCGTTGTCGGCCCGTCGGGCTCAATCGCAAACGAGGCGCCGCCTCCCCCCGGCCGCGACGCCCCATACCGAGGTGAAAAAATGGCCAGTTCGAGAGCTCCGCTTGGCATTGGCGGATGGTTGCTCGTCCTCTTTGGAATCATCGTCGCGCTTGTCGGACTGGGGCTCGCCATTCCCGGCGTCCAGCTGATCCTGCTCGGCGGCTCCTGGTATTACGCGCTGGCCGGCATCGGCCTCGTCGTCGTCGGCATTCTCTACATCCTGCGCCGGCCGGTCGCGCCCTGGCTCTACATCGCCATTCTGCTCGCCACCCTCGCCTGGGCGCTCTGGGAAGTCGGCCTCGATTTCTGGCCGCTAGTGCCGCGCCTTGTCGCGCCGGCCGTGCTCGCCGTCTTCGCGCTTCTGCTGGTGCCGGCCTTCCCGGCGCGCGGCCGCAGTTCGGCCCCCGCCCTTCTCGGCGCGCTGGCCCTGATCGTCGCGCTCGGCGCCACGGCCTATTATGCCTTCACGCCGCATGGCGTGATCCGCAATGCGGTCGCCTCGGCCGATGCGCCGCCGGCCGTCCCCGCAGCGGCGGCGGGCGCCACCGACTGGCGCCAGTATGGCCGCACCTCGCACGGCACGCGCTACGCGCCGATCGACCAGATCAACCGCGACAACGTCAAGGACCTGAGGGTCGCCTGGACCTTCCAGACCGGCGACCCCGCGGTTTCGGGCTCGGAAGACCAGAACACGCCGCTCCAGGTGGGCGACACGGTCTATACCTGCTCGCCGCACAACATCGTCCACGCCCTGAACGCCGAAACCGGCGCGCTGCGCTGGAAATTCGATCCGCAGGCGAAGTCGCCGCTCTGGCAGCGTTGCCGTGGCGTAAGCTACTATGAGCCGGTGACCGTGCCGGCCGCCGCGGCGCCTGCCGCCACCGAGGCAACGCCGGCTCCCACCGATGGCACGGAGACGGCCGCCACCCCGGCCACCGAAGCTCCCGCCGCCACCCCGGCTCCGGCCCCGGTCGCCGACAATTGCGGCGCCCGCATCGTCATGACGACGATCGACGCGCGGCTGATCCAGATCGACGCCAAGACCGGCCAGCCCTGCACGGGCTTCGGCAATAACGGCACGGTCGATCTCAAGAACGGCATGGGCGACGTCAAGGCCGGCTTCTACTTCCAGACCTCGGCCCCGACCGTCATGCGCGACCTGATCCTGGTCGGCGGCTGGGTCTGGGACAATGTCGAGACCGGCGAGCCCTCGGGCGCGGTCCGCGCCTTCAACGCCCGCACCGGCGAACTCGCCTGGGCCTGGGATCTCGGCAACCCGTCGATCACCGGCGCCCCGCCGGCCGGCGAGAGCTATACGCGCGGCACGCCCAATGTCTGGTCGACGCCGAGCTATGACGACGCGCTCGGCCTCGTCTACCTGCCGACCGGCAATGCGACGCCGGACTTCTTCGGCGCGCACCGCTCCAAGGCGGCGGAGGATTACACCGCCTCGGTGGTGGCGCTCGACATGGCCACCGGCCGCGAGCGCTGGAAGTTCCAGACCGTGCATCACGACCTCTGGGACTATGACGTTCCCTCGCAGCCGGCGCTCTACGACGTGCCGGACGGCAAGGGCGGCACGACGCCGGCTTTGATCCAGGTCACCAAGCGCGGCCAGATCTTCATGCTCGACCGGCGCGACGGCAAGCCGATCGCCGAAGTGCAGGAAAAGCCCGTTCCCCAGACCGGCGGCGTCAAGGAGGACTTCCTCTCCCCGACCCAGCCCTATTCGGTCGGCATGCCCTCGATCGGCACGGAGCCCTTCACCGAGGCGCGGATGTGGGGCGCGACCCCGTTCGACCAGCTCTACTGCCGCATCGAGTTCAAGAAGATGCGCTATGAGGGCGAATTCACCCCGCCCGGCACCACCCGCTCGCTGATCTTCCCGGGCTATTATGGCGGCATGAACTGGGGCAGCGCCTCGGTCGATGAAGCCAACGGCCTGCTCGTCGTCAACGACATCCGCATGCCGCAGTTCGTCGAACTGCTGCCGCGCGAGGTGGCTGACAATTACGGCCCGTCGGCGGCGCATGACGGCCTCGGCACGCAGAAGGGCACGCCCTATGGCGCGCTGAAGAACGGCTTCCTGTCGCCGCTCGGCGTGCCCTGCCACCAGCCGCCCTATGGCACGATCACCGGCATCGACCTGAAGACGCGCCAGATTGCCTGGCAGGTTCCGGCCGGCACGCTGCAGGATACCGGCCCGCTCGGCATGAAGACCGGCCTGCAGATCCCGGTCGGCATGCCCTCGCTGGGCGGTCCCACGACAACCGCCGGCGGCCTGGTCTTCTATGCCGGCACGCAGGACTATTATCTGCGCGCGCTCGACAGCAAGACGGGCGACGAACTCTGGAAGGGCCGCCTTCCCGTCGGCGCCCAGGCGACCCCGATGACCTATGTTTCGCCGGAATCCGGTCGCCAGTTCGTGGTGATTTCGGCCGGCGGCGCGCGCCAGTCGCCCGATCGCGGCGATTACATCATCGCCTACAGCCTGCCCAAGGCGAACTGACCCGCATCCAGCAATGCGAACAATCCGAGGGAGGGTGCGCAAGCGCCCTCCCTTTTTCGTTAGCGATGCCCGATCGCCATCGCGTGACCAAGCTCCCCAAGGTGAGCCGGCATCCGCCGGAGGCGAAAAACGCGCAATGAACGACCCCGACATTCTTCAAAATTAAAAACGACTGCCTTTATCGTCTAAGGCGTCATTCCTAGTCTGAAGACACGGTCGGATGATCGACCGCCGCGGCGATTTCAGGATTGGCTTGCCCCGCGCCAACAACGGCTAAGCCCCAAAGGGAGCACGACGCCCATGACAACCCGGCTCTGTTGACCGACGGATCGGTCGAGATCGCCTGATGGCGATGCCGCGCAGCGCGCGGCGCTTTCCAACCTCTTTGCATTCCCCGCGCTCCCGTTCAGCGAACGGATGCCTGCGCGCTACTCTCAGGACAAACCATGTCACGCATCACCCGCCGCACCTTCGTTGCCACGGCCGCCGCGATCGGCCTCACCTTCGCCGCCGGGGCCACGGCCCGCGCCGACCAGACCAAGCTGACGATCGGCTACCAGACCGTCGTCGAGCCCTCCAAGGTCCCGCAGGCCGACGGCGTCTACGAGAAGGCCGCCAACGCCACGATCGACTGGAAAAAGTTCGATTCCGGCGCCGACGTCATCGCCGCGATCGCTTCCGGCGCGGTGGATATCGGCTATGTCGGCTCCAGCCCGCTCGCCGCCGCCGCCAGCCGCGAACTGCCGATCGAGACGATCTTCGTCGTCGGGCTGATCGGCGAATCCGAGGCGCTCGTCGTGCGCAACGGCGCCAACATCAACGAACCGAAGGATCTCGTCGGCAAGAAGATCGCCGTGCCTTTCGTCTCGACCACGCATTACAGCCTGCTCGCGGCGCTGAAGCACTGGAACATCGATCCGAAGACCGTCGAAGTCCTCAACCTGCGTCCCCCCGAGATCGCCGCCGCCTGGGAGCGGGGCGACATCGACGCGGCCTATGTCTGGGATCCCGCGCTCGGCAAGATCAAGGAGAACGGCAAGGTCCTGACCGACTCGGCCCAGGTCGCCACCTTCGGCGCGCCGACCTTCGACGCCTGGATCGTCCGCAAGGAATTCGCCGATGCGCATCCCGACGCGGTCAAGGCCTTCGTCAAGGTGACCGGCCAGTCCTATGCCGACTTCCGCGCCAAGCCGGACGCCTGGGATGCCAAGTCGGAACAGGCAGCCAAGATCGCCCGCCTGACCGGCGCCAAGGTCGAGGAAGTCCCGGCGCTGCTGAAGGGCTACCACTTCCCGCTGTTGGAGGAGCAGGCGTCGAACGCGCTGCTCGGCGGCGGCACGGTGAAGGCGGTCGCCGACGCCTCGGCCTTCCTCAAGGAGCAGGGCAAGATCCCGGCCGTGCTGCCCGACTATAGCGGCTACGTCACCACCAAGTTCGTCACCGAGGCACAGGCTTCCAACTGAGGTCGTCGTGGCGGCCGTCGGCGGCCGGGCCAAGCCGCGACAACACCCGGCCCGTTCCGCGCCCCTCTGTCGCGGAACGGGCCAAACCGTTTTCGGGGCGGTTGCCGTTCGGCACATACGTAGCGGACCAACCCGTGCTCGCCGTCATCCCGGGCTTGACCCGGGATCCATTCAGCCGACGTGCGACGGAAGCTGAATGGATCCCCGCCTTCGCGGGGATGACGCCGGAGCGGCGGGAACTTTGGCGAACAAGCGCCAGCAGTCGGCAAGGAAGGACGAACACCCATGCCCCATCTCACGCTGGAAAACGTCTCGCTCCGCTATGATGGCGGGGCGCCGGTGCTTTCGAATGTCTCGCTCGACATCGCCTCGGGCGAATTCATCGTCATCGTCGGGCGCTCCGGCTGCGGCAAGACTTCCCTGCTCAACCTTGCCGCCGGCTTCCTCACGCCCGACTCCGGCCGCGTCCTGGTCGACGGCAGGCCCGTCGCCGGACCCGGCGCCGAGCGCGCCGTCGTCTTCCAGAACGATGCGCTGTTCCCCTGGCTGTCGACGGCGGAAAACGTCGCCTTCGCCGCGCGCCTCGCCGGCGTCGCCCAGGCCGAGCGGCGACGCCAGGCCGACCGCCTGCTCGACATCGTCGGCCTTGCCGGGCTCGGCGACCGGCCCATCTGGCAGCTCTCCGGCGGCCAGCGCCAGCGCGTCGGCCTGGCTCGGGCGCTCGCCGCCGATCCCGCCTTCCTGCTGATGGACGAGCCGCTCGGCGCGCTCGACGCGATGACCCGCGAGGGGATGCAGGACCTGCTGCTCAACGCCTGGCACCAAAGCGGCGCCGGCACGCTGCTGATCACCCATGGCGTCGAGGAAGCGCTCTACCTCGCCACCCGCATCATCGTCATGGCGCCCGCCCCCGGACGCATCATTCGCCGGCTCGACGTCGATTTCGGCCGGCGTCGCCTGGCCGGGGAAAGCGCCCGTTCGATCAAGTCGAGCCCGACCTTCGTCGCGGCGCGCGAAGACCTGCTCGACAGCATCTTTGAGAGGGAAGCGGCATGAGCCTCGATCTTGCGGAAGCCAGCCTCGCACCGTCCCGCGCAGAATCCGAAGCAGCCCGGCCGCCCACGCCCCCGCGCAAGCGCCCGGTCGTCGCGATCACCGCCGGCCTGACCCTCACCGCCCTGCTGCTCGCCTGGACGATCGCGTCGCATTTCCGGCTCGTCTCGGCTCTGTTCCTGCCGTCCCCCTTCGAGGTCAGCCGGGCGTTCCTGACGGTCGCGCACGAGGGTTTCGTCGACGCGACGCTGTGGCAGCACCTTTCCGCCAGCCTCGGCCGCGTCTTCGCAGCCCTCGTCGGCGCGACGCTGATTGCCGTGCCGGTCGGCTTCGCCATCGGCTCGAGCCGCATCGGCCGCGGCATCTTCGATCCCATCATCGAGTTCCTGCGGCCGATCCCGCCGCTCGCCTATCTGCCGCTGGTGATCATCTGGTTCGGCATCGGCGAGCCTTCTAAGATCCTGATCATCGGCATCGCCATGCTGGCGCCGATCGTCATTTCCACCACGTCCGGCGTGAAGGGCGTCGACCCCGACCGCCTCAACGCTGCGCGCTCGCTCGGCGCCACGCGCGGCCAGTTGCTTCGCCATGTCGTGCTCCCCAGCGCCCTGCCCTCGATCCTGACCGGCATCCGCATCGCGCTCGGCGCCGGCTGGTCGACCCTGGTCGCGGCCGAACTGGTCGCCGCCTCGCGGGGCCTCGGCTTCATGATCCAGTCGGCGGCGCAATTCCTGGTCACCGACGTGGTCCTGATGGGCATCCTCGTCATCGCCGCCGTCGCCTTCGCGCTGGAGGCGATCCTGCGCTGGATCGAGCGTCGCCTGGTGCCCTGGGCGGGCAAGGCCTAGGTGTCTCGGACGCTGGGTTGTTGAACGATTAAGCCCTCGCGCCCTAGACTGCCTTGCAGGGACGGGGCGGAGGGGGGCGACAGTGCGAGATGGGTGGGGAGCAGCGCTGCGGCTGGTCGTGCTGGCGGCCGGGATCGCCGTGTCGGGGTGTTCGGCCACCGACACCACGCCCATCAACCAGACGCGGACGCAGGCAGGACCGCCCTCGCCCGCCGCCCTTCCCGATCCCGACGATGACGGCGGCACCATCCTGGCGCTGGCCTTTTCCGGCGGCGGCACCCGCGCCGCCGCCTTCGCCTATGGCGCGCTGACCGAGCTCGACACGCTCATCATCGACGAGCATCCCACCGAACGCAGCCTGGTCGACGACGTCCGCTCGGTCGCCGGCACCTCCGGCGGCGCCGTCATGGCCGCCTATCTCGGCTACAAGGGCAAGGAGGGATATGCCGACTTCCGCGATCGTTTCCTGGCGATGGACGCCGAGAGCTACATGCGGACCCTCTTCACGCCGAGCAATCTGGCGCGCACCGTCGTCGATGGCGGCGCCAATGACCGCAACAGCTTCGGCCGCTGGCTGGACGAACAGCTCTTCGAGGGCGCGACCTTCGCGGCCTTCCACAAGCCGGACAGGCCGATCGTCTGGATCACCGCCTCCGACATCTACAACCGCACGCCGTTCCTCTTCACCCAGGATACTTTCTCGGCGCTTTGCAGCGATCTCGACCAGGTGAAGATCGCCGATGCGGTCGCCGCTTCGGCGGCGGTTCCGGTCGTGTTCTCGCCCGTCATCCTCGCCACGCCGGCCAAGGGCCAGTGCCAGTATCAAAGGCCCGCTTGGCTGCAGCGGGCGATCGATTCCGACAACCCGTCCGTCCGCCTGCAGGCCTATGCGCGGATGCTCGATTCCTACCAGTCCAACAGCGATCTCAAATATGTCCGCCTTCTGGATGGCGGCCTGACCGACAATCTCGGCATCAGCGCGATGTCGCTGGAGCGGGCCCAGGCCACCACGCCCTATGCCCCGCTGTCGGCGTATCAGGCGGTGCGCATCCGCCACTTCCTGTTCATCGTGACCGATGCCGGCGTCCAGAACGAATATGACTGGGGCGTATCGCAGCAGCCGCCGCATATCGGCAAGATCCTGCGCTCGGTCGCGGATACGACGATCTCGGCCTCCACCCGCCACGGCTTCGACGCGGTCGACCTCGCCTTCAACCAGTGGCAGCAGCAGCTGATCGAATATCGCTGCGGCCTTACCAATGCGCAGGTGCTGCGCACGCGCGGCACGCTCGTCGGCTGGAACTGCCGCGATGTCGTCGTCACCACCGAGCACCTGTCGTTCCGCAACGCCGACCCGTCGCTATACCGGGCGCTCAACAACATCCCGACCCGGCTGCGCCTCGACAAGCAGCAGGTCGATCTGGTGATCCAGGCCGGCCGCGAGGCGGTGCGGAACAATGCGAACATCCAGAAGGTCGCCCGCGAAACGCGCCAGCGCGCCCGGATCTTCGACGCGATCGGCCGGGCCCAGATGGCGCGCAACTGACGCCGCGCTCAGATGCCGATTCCGTCCTCGGTCCGGTCGAGGATCAGCGGGATGATCAGGTCTTCCTCGTCGGCGAGATGGCGCATCAGCCCCGCGAGCATGGCGCCGCTCGCATCGGCATAGGCATTGCTTGCCCGCAGCAGGGCATCGCGATCGCCATCGAGCGACCGCAGCAAGCCGTTCGCCGTCTCGGCCACGGAATCGATCCAGTGATGGATCGTCTGGTGATCTCCGTCTAGCAGTTCGAAGCCATGCGCCAGGCGTGGCTCCGCCGCCGTGAAGACGGGAAAATACTGGTAGTCCTCAATCTGGTGATGGCCCTCGAGCTCGCCGAGAAAGCGCTGCAGCCGCGGCACCAGCCAAGGGCCGAAGGCGCGCGGCTCGATCCTGCCTTCCCGGAAATCCACCAGCCCGGCGGCCATGATCCGGCCCTGCTCGCGAAAAGCATCATGGCGCTGCAGCCAGAAGCGCGCCGTCATGCCGAGATTGGCGTGGCCGGTCCAGACCTCGCGCGGATAGAGCTCGGCGAGGAAGCGCAGCGTCTCCGGCAATCCGGTACGGGTTTCGAGCGCAAGCGTGGCGGGATCGGTCATGGGCACCTTGGGCCGCGAAGGCCGGAAAAGCGTCGGGACGGGACAAGGTCCCAGAGATAGGGATCGGAACGGCCAAACCAAGGGATGCGCCCTCGCCCGCGCCGGCGCGATTCGGCCGGGTGGCATGAAAGCGACTTCGCAAACCTTGCCGCGAAGCGCTATCAACAAGCCAGCACCGCCGCAACCGGGCAGGATTCGACAAGGGCCGAGCGTTCCGGCGCCGCCAAGCCGAGGGGAAAGACCTTGACCACATGGATTGTTCTAGCCGTGATCGTGGCCGCCGCGTTCTATGCGGTCAGCCTGTACAACAACCTCGTCACCAAGCGGAACCTCGCCCATGAGGGCTGGAGCGGCATCGACGTCCAGCTGAAGCGCCGCGCCGACCTGATCCCCAACCTGGTCGAGACGGTCAAGGGCTATGCCGCGCATGAGAAGGGCATCTTCGAGGATGTCGCCGCCAAGCGCGCGGCCAGCATGAACGCCGGCGACGTCAAGAGCCAGGCCGCCGCCGACCAGGCGCTTTCCGGCGCGCTCGGCCGGCTGATCGCGATCTCCGAGGCCTATCCGGACCTGAAAGCCGACGCGAATTTCCGGGAGCTCCAGGCCCAGCTCGCCAGCGTCGAGGACGAGATGCAGATGGCGCGCCGCTATTACAACGGCACGGTGCGCGACCTGAACACCGCGATCCAGACCTTCCCCGCCGTGCTGGTCGCCAACATGTTCGGCTTCCACGCCGAGGCCTTCTACGAGATCGAGGATCGCGCCGCCGCGCAGATCCCGCCCAAGGTCTCGTTCTGAGGCGTTATCCATGCTGCGCATATCTGGATTCCTGATCGCTCTCCTGCTGTCGCTGGCGTCCGCCTCCGCCGAGGAGCGCATCCTGCGCTTCGTCTCGGACGTGGCCGTGCAGCGCAATGGCGACCTCGACGTGGTCGAGACCATCCGCGTCCAGGCCGAGGGCAACGAGATCCGGCGCGGCATCCTGCGCGACTTCCCGACCACCTACCGGGATGACCGAGGCGGCTCGGTGGTCGTCGGCTTCGACGTGGAATCCGTCACCCGCGACGGCCAGAACGAGCCCTTCGAGATCGAATCCCTGGCCAATGGCAAGCGCATCCGCATCGGCTCGGCCGACACGCTGCTCGAGCCCGGCCCGCACGATTACGTCATCCGTTATCGCACGACACGCCAGATCGGCTTCTTCGACGGTTTCGACGAATTGTACTGGAACGCGACCGGCACCGGCTGGACCTTCCCGATCGATGTCGCCGAGGCGCGGATCACGCTTCCCGAGGCCGTCCCGTTCGGCAATACGGCGATCTATACGGGCCAGCAGGGCGACCGCGGCCAGGATGCCACGGTCGTTTCCAAGGATCCGGGACGGATCGTCTTCCGCACGACGGCGCCCCTGCCGGCGCATAACGGCCTGACGGTTGCCGCCGCCTGGCCGAAAGGCGTGGTCGAGCCGCCAAGCACCAGCCGGCGCACCGTCTGGTGGCTCAAGGACAATATCGGCGCGATCTTCGCGCTGCTCGGCGGTGCCGGCGGGCTGCTCTACCTGTTCCAGGCCTGGCGCAAGGCCGGCCGCGATCCCAGGCCCGGCCCGATCATTCCCCTCTTCACGCCGCCCGAGGGCCTTTCGGCCGCCGCGACCCGCTATATTTCGGAAATGGACTTCGACGATCGCGTCTTCACCGCTGCGATCCTCGATCTCGGCGTCAAGGGCCAGCTGAAGATCACCGACAGCGACAAGACCCTGGTCGTGACCCGCATGCCGGGCGGCAAGGCGATCCCCGCGCCGGAAGCCGCGGCGGCGCAGGCGCTGTTTCGCAGCCGCGGCGAGATCTCGCTCGTCCAGTCGAACCACGCCACCCTTTCCAACGCCCGGACGACGCTGGCCCGAGCGCTCGAGAAGGCCTATTCCGGCACCGTGTTCAACATGAACAGCGGCTGGCTCACCGGCGGCGTGCTGATCACGGTCGCGGCCTATGCGCTGGCGGCGATCGGGCTGGTGATCGCCATGGGCGAAAACGGCATGGTCGCCGCCTTCAGCCTGGTGTTCCTGTCAGTGCCGTCCATCGTGGTCGGGCTGACCCTGCGCTCGCTGCGCGGCAGTCCCTGGTACAAGCGGATCTTCACCCTGCTGTTCATCGGCATCTTCGCGCTCGCCTTTGGCGGCGCGGGCCTCGGCGTGTTTCTCAGCGCCGTGCGCAGTCCGATCGATCTGGCGGTACTCGTGCTGCCCTTCGCCCTGCTGCCCATGCTGGCCTCGTCCTTCTCGTGGATGCGTGCGCCGACGCCGGAGGGGCAGAAGTTGCGCGATGCCATCGCCGGCTTCCGCCAATATCTCGGCATCGCCGAGGAGCACCGGCTGGAAATGCTGCATCCGCCGGAAAAGACGCCGGAACTGTTCGAGCGCTACCTGCCCTATGCCGTGGCGCTCGACGTCGAAAATGCCTGGGCGGCGAAGTTCGCCGGCATCCTGGCGGCGGCGGGAGCGACCGCGGCCGTATCGAGCTGGTATATCGCGAGCGGCAACCGGGACGTCGGCAGCCTGGTCGACCGCCTCGGCTCCGGGCTATCGCAGACGGTGGCCGCAGCCGCGACCGCACCGGGTTCCAGTTCGGGTTCCGGCGGCTTCAGCGGCAGCAGCGGCGGTGGTTCATCCGGCGGCGGCGGTGGAGGCGGCGGTGGTTCCGGCTGGTAGTCGCAGGGACCAGCACTAAAATCATCCGGCCGCATGTCGAAACCGGGCCCCTTCATCCGTCGCTTGGCAATAGAGCGACGTTTCGGAGGGACGATCCATGGACAGCACATTCAAGACCCTGGCACTGGTTATCGCGCGCCTGATTTTCGGCGGCGTCTTCGTGATGGCGGCGACCTTCAAGTTCATCGACATGAACGCGACCGCCGGCTACATCGCCTCCGCCGGCTTCCCCGCCTCGCTATTCCTGGCCTGGGTGGCGGCGATCTTCGAGACGGCTCTGGCAATCGCGCTGCTGACCGGCGCGTTCTTTTCCGAAGCCGCGCTTCTCGCCGCTGCCTATATCCTGTTCCTGGCGATCGCCTTCCATGGGCCCTCGCACTGGAGCGGCAACCAGGCGGAGTTCGGCTTCTTCGTCGACCACTTCACCTTCATCGCCGGCCTGCTCTTCGCCGCCGTGCACGGCCCGGGCGAAAGACTGGCCCTGCGGAGGTCCCTGCTTGGAAGGGCGGCCGCCTAGCGACTTGAATGCGCATAAGAAGGGGCAGTGCCCGGCCGGTCACTGCCCCTCGCATAACAGTCTCCCCTTCACCTCTCCCTGAGGGAGAGGTCGACGGCCAAAGACCGGCGGGTGAGGGTTTACGGCTTCTCCGGATAGGTCCCTAAACCCTCACCCGGAGCAAGACTTTGGCGCCCTTCGGAAACCGGCGTGCCACCCTCGACACCCAACATCCTGAGGAGGCTTGCGAGCAAGCCGTCTCGAAGGACGCACCGTCCAAGTGCCAAGGGATACCGCACTGCCCTGCGTGCTTCGAGACGGCCCTTCGGGCCTCCTCAGCATGTTGAGGACGGTGGCAAGTCCAAGCAGTCCAGAGGCAAGAAGCGCCTCTGGCTACATGACATTCAGCTTGCGAAGCTGAAGTTCTACCTCTGAACGCTTACTTCTTCGCCTGCGGGTGTGCGCCGGCGGGGACGCGGCGCTTGATGCCGTCCAGGATCTTGGCGGCCAGCGCGTCATAATCGCCGTCGAAGTGATGGCCACCCGTCGTCTTGATCATCTCGACGCCGGTTCCCTCGACCTTCGGGCAAGCGGAATCGTCCTCCTCCTCGCCATAGACGCACTGGACCAGCGCCGGCTTGATCTGCTTCAGATCCGGCAGGGTCTGGCCCTCGCTGGAGCTGGTGCCGAGGAATTCGCCGACCGAGATCTCGTAGTCGACCGCCTCGGACAGGCCGAGTAGCGAGAGCTGCGCCACCATGTCCTTGGTGTCGGCGGGCAGGCGGTTATAGGCGGCCGGCAACACGTCGGCGCCGAAGGAATAGCCGATCAGGACGACGTGATCGACGCCCCAGCGCTCGGTATAGGCCTCGATGATGCGGGCAAGGTCGGCCGAGGTCTGGTCCGGCGTCTTCTGCGACCAGAAATAGCGCAAGGAATCGACGCCGACGGTCGGCACGCCTTCCTTCTGCAGGGCTTCCGCGACCGACTTGTCGATATCGCGCCAGCCACCATCGCCGGAGAAGACGATCGCCAGCGTGTCGAACTTCGACGTGGCCGGCAGCTCGATCAGTTGCAGGTCGGCGAGCGGATCCGCATCCGAAGACTTCGGCACCAGGAGGTGCTGCAGACGTTCCAGCAACGCGGCGCGGGCATCGCCCTCGACCGTCTTGTCCTTGAGCTTGAAGCCCTGCTTCTGCAGGTCGGCGACATGCGCCTTGCCGTCGGCGGGCGCCGACGCGGTGAAGATCACGTCGACCGGATTGGCTGGGTCGCCCTTCTCCAGGCCATAGGTGACGCCGCCCGGCACTTCCGTGCGCGGCGCATCGGTGCAGAGCGGCTTGACCAGCGGCAGCGCCAGCGCCGGATCGACGGCGACGTTTCGGCCAATCGTGGCGTCGGGCGTCTGTGCCGCCAGGTCCAGCGCCAGGGCGCCGGCGGTGCCGATGCCGGCGATGACCGGCGAATGATAGATGCTGGTGCCGAGCTGGCGCTGGATCTGATGGCTCAGATCCTCGATGTCGCCGACGACATAAGCGCAATCCTCGGATTTGTCGGCCTCCAGGCCGGCCAGGAATTTCGGCGTGTCGATGCCGACCACGATGGCGCCGGACTTCTGCAGGGTGGCGGCCGTGGCCTCGTCGGCCGGCGTCCAACCCTCCTTGTCGGAGAACAGGAAGACCGCGCCGGTGACGGCTTCGGTCGGCAGCAG is a genomic window of Kaistia defluvii containing:
- a CDS encoding RBBP9/YdeN family alpha/beta hydrolase; this encodes MSRLIIPGWQGSGHGHWQRRWLDVDADARIVEQDDWHAPKLEDWLARLDTAIRRTRQPVLIAHSLGAVLVAHYARRYPRAPIAGALLVAPADTESLAADHPLSGFAPVPLSRLPFPTTLALSRNDPYISVERGRLFAARWGSELVDLGHAGHVNTESGHGHWPAGFRLASQLGSQPICAAA
- a CDS encoding membrane-bound PQQ-dependent dehydrogenase, glucose/quinate/shikimate family gives rise to the protein MASSRAPLGIGGWLLVLFGIIVALVGLGLAIPGVQLILLGGSWYYALAGIGLVVVGILYILRRPVAPWLYIAILLATLAWALWEVGLDFWPLVPRLVAPAVLAVFALLLVPAFPARGRSSAPALLGALALIVALGATAYYAFTPHGVIRNAVASADAPPAVPAAAAGATDWRQYGRTSHGTRYAPIDQINRDNVKDLRVAWTFQTGDPAVSGSEDQNTPLQVGDTVYTCSPHNIVHALNAETGALRWKFDPQAKSPLWQRCRGVSYYEPVTVPAAAAPAATEATPAPTDGTETAATPATEAPAATPAPAPVADNCGARIVMTTIDARLIQIDAKTGQPCTGFGNNGTVDLKNGMGDVKAGFYFQTSAPTVMRDLILVGGWVWDNVETGEPSGAVRAFNARTGELAWAWDLGNPSITGAPPAGESYTRGTPNVWSTPSYDDALGLVYLPTGNATPDFFGAHRSKAAEDYTASVVALDMATGRERWKFQTVHHDLWDYDVPSQPALYDVPDGKGGTTPALIQVTKRGQIFMLDRRDGKPIAEVQEKPVPQTGGVKEDFLSPTQPYSVGMPSIGTEPFTEARMWGATPFDQLYCRIEFKKMRYEGEFTPPGTTRSLIFPGYYGGMNWGSASVDEANGLLVVNDIRMPQFVELLPREVADNYGPSAAHDGLGTQKGTPYGALKNGFLSPLGVPCHQPPYGTITGIDLKTRQIAWQVPAGTLQDTGPLGMKTGLQIPVGMPSLGGPTTTAGGLVFYAGTQDYYLRALDSKTGDELWKGRLPVGAQATPMTYVSPESGRQFVVISAGGARQSPDRGDYIIAYSLPKAN
- the tauA gene encoding taurine ABC transporter substrate-binding protein, with the protein product MSRITRRTFVATAAAIGLTFAAGATARADQTKLTIGYQTVVEPSKVPQADGVYEKAANATIDWKKFDSGADVIAAIASGAVDIGYVGSSPLAAAASRELPIETIFVVGLIGESEALVVRNGANINEPKDLVGKKIAVPFVSTTHYSLLAALKHWNIDPKTVEVLNLRPPEIAAAWERGDIDAAYVWDPALGKIKENGKVLTDSAQVATFGAPTFDAWIVRKEFADAHPDAVKAFVKVTGQSYADFRAKPDAWDAKSEQAAKIARLTGAKVEEVPALLKGYHFPLLEEQASNALLGGGTVKAVADASAFLKEQGKIPAVLPDYSGYVTTKFVTEAQASN
- a CDS encoding taurine ABC transporter ATP-binding protein, with protein sequence MPHLTLENVSLRYDGGAPVLSNVSLDIASGEFIVIVGRSGCGKTSLLNLAAGFLTPDSGRVLVDGRPVAGPGAERAVVFQNDALFPWLSTAENVAFAARLAGVAQAERRRQADRLLDIVGLAGLGDRPIWQLSGGQRQRVGLARALAADPAFLLMDEPLGALDAMTREGMQDLLLNAWHQSGAGTLLITHGVEEALYLATRIIVMAPAPGRIIRRLDVDFGRRRLAGESARSIKSSPTFVAAREDLLDSIFEREAA
- a CDS encoding ABC transporter permease subunit; translation: MSLDLAEASLAPSRAESEAARPPTPPRKRPVVAITAGLTLTALLLAWTIASHFRLVSALFLPSPFEVSRAFLTVAHEGFVDATLWQHLSASLGRVFAALVGATLIAVPVGFAIGSSRIGRGIFDPIIEFLRPIPPLAYLPLVIIWFGIGEPSKILIIGIAMLAPIVISTTSGVKGVDPDRLNAARSLGATRGQLLRHVVLPSALPSILTGIRIALGAGWSTLVAAELVAASRGLGFMIQSAAQFLVTDVVLMGILVIAAVAFALEAILRWIERRLVPWAGKA